The proteins below come from a single Terriglobales bacterium genomic window:
- the ribA gene encoding GTP cyclohydrolase II: MQVKKVAEADFPTRWGHFRIYGFEEVMPAVPDSATTAHLVGERQAESAVALVMGDLQSAPPLVRIHSQCLTGDVFHSLRCDCRQQLEMALSLIADAGSGVLVYEQQEGRGIGLMAKLQAYALQDAGLDTVEANERLGFKADEREYELPAAVLKALGLQRIRLLSNNPEKVSAVQKAGVEVVERVPCEVEPGSAYSETYLKTKKEKLGHLFKEF, translated from the coding sequence ATGCAGGTAAAGAAGGTGGCGGAGGCCGATTTCCCTACCCGTTGGGGACATTTTCGGATTTATGGCTTTGAAGAAGTAATGCCAGCGGTCCCAGACAGCGCCACGACTGCGCATCTTGTGGGGGAGCGTCAGGCGGAAAGCGCCGTCGCGCTGGTGATGGGAGATCTCCAGAGCGCGCCCCCGCTGGTGCGTATTCACTCGCAGTGTCTTACCGGCGATGTGTTCCACTCCCTGCGTTGCGACTGCCGCCAGCAACTGGAGATGGCCTTGAGCTTGATTGCAGACGCCGGCTCCGGGGTTCTGGTGTACGAACAGCAGGAGGGCCGCGGCATCGGGTTAATGGCCAAACTGCAAGCCTATGCCCTGCAGGACGCCGGCCTCGATACCGTGGAAGCTAACGAGCGCCTGGGCTTTAAAGCCGACGAGCGCGAATACGAGCTTCCCGCTGCCGTGCTCAAGGCACTGGGACTGCAACGGATCAGGCTGCTATCGAACAATCCAGAGAAGGTCTCGGCGGTGCAGAAGGCGGGTGTCGAGGTAGTCGAACGTGTCCCATGCGAAGTGGAGCCGGGCTCGGCTTATTCGGAAACCTATCTGAAGACCAAGAAAGAAAAATTAGGGCATCTGTTCAAGGAGTTTTAG
- a CDS encoding cold shock domain-containing protein: MARIKGKVKWFNNAKGYGFIGRDDGPDVFVHYSGITAEGYRSLQEGDDVEFEIVDGQKGPQAANVTKAVAQ, translated from the coding sequence GTGGCTCGTATTAAGGGAAAGGTAAAGTGGTTCAACAACGCCAAAGGGTACGGGTTCATCGGGCGCGACGATGGTCCGGACGTGTTCGTGCACTACTCAGGAATCACCGCCGAAGGCTACCGCAGCCTGCAGGAGGGCGATGACGTGGAGTTTGAAATTGTTGACGGTCAGAAGGGTCCGCAAGCCGCCAACGTCACCAAAGCCGTCGCACAATAG
- a CDS encoding NUDIX hydrolase, with protein MRKRTKKASTTSVRILSSKVPYRGPVFQVTSDQVKEPGGIQTWRDIVRHSGSVVILALDEGGKTNKGRSGVARQEVRILLERQYRYAANQFLWELPAGRIDEGEDELPAAQRELLEETGFKAKHWRRVLYFYPSPGFLDETMAIYLATGLDRGVAQPEDDEAIRTRFFSLSQAVRMVMNGGIADAKTIIGTLWLDRKRVEKSP; from the coding sequence ATGCGCAAGAGAACGAAAAAGGCCAGTACCACTTCTGTACGAATCCTGTCATCCAAAGTGCCCTATCGCGGGCCGGTGTTTCAGGTCACCAGCGACCAGGTGAAGGAACCCGGCGGCATCCAGACGTGGCGGGACATTGTGCGGCACTCGGGTTCGGTAGTGATCCTGGCGCTAGACGAAGGCGGCAAAACCAATAAAGGCCGATCAGGCGTCGCGAGGCAGGAAGTTCGCATCCTACTAGAGCGACAGTACCGGTATGCCGCCAATCAGTTCCTCTGGGAACTGCCGGCGGGACGGATAGATGAGGGCGAGGACGAACTTCCGGCCGCCCAACGAGAACTTTTGGAGGAAACCGGGTTTAAGGCAAAACACTGGCGACGCGTCCTCTACTTTTATCCCAGTCCGGGCTTCCTGGATGAGACCATGGCCATCTACCTAGCTACCGGGCTGGATCGGGGCGTAGCGCAACCGGAAGACGATGAAGCGATTCGCACCCGCTTCTTCTCGCTCTCCCAGGCTGTCCGCATGGTGATGAACGGGGGTATTGCAGATGCTAAGACGATCATCGGCACTCTATGGCTGGACAGAAAAAGGGTCGAAAAGTCGCCGTAG
- a CDS encoding Rossmann-like and DUF2520 domain-containing protein, whose product MAKPTITIVGTGALGTALLVNLARKGYPIKEIVSRKGRLPLIGNRALPRAKSLSPKLISPAGARLSAKVIWICVRDSGIRECAEGFADRIDWRGHIVLHSSGALTSDELSALRVRGAAVASVHPMMTFVSGAQPRLEGIWFAIEGDIEARRVAERIVADFGGHSFVIPKSKKPLYHTFGAFLSPLIIAHLALTERLGAAAGVPGSRVQSVMRPILEQTLANYTKLGPAGALSGPLARGDVETIRRNLKALSKLADAKQIYIDLVRSAMRTLPVKNRRGLQEMLRGAVTRR is encoded by the coding sequence ATGGCGAAACCAACCATAACCATTGTTGGGACGGGAGCGCTGGGGACGGCGCTGCTGGTAAATCTGGCGCGCAAGGGCTATCCGATCAAAGAAATCGTATCCCGAAAAGGGCGCCTGCCCTTGATTGGTAACAGGGCTTTGCCTCGAGCGAAGAGTCTTTCGCCTAAGCTAATCTCGCCCGCCGGCGCGCGATTATCTGCAAAGGTCATCTGGATCTGCGTGCGTGATTCGGGCATCCGAGAATGTGCCGAGGGCTTCGCGGATCGGATTGATTGGCGCGGGCACATCGTCTTGCATTCCAGCGGTGCGCTGACCTCCGACGAGCTCTCCGCCCTGCGAGTTCGTGGCGCTGCGGTGGCTTCTGTTCATCCCATGATGACGTTTGTTTCCGGCGCGCAACCTCGTCTAGAGGGGATCTGGTTCGCGATTGAAGGCGATATTGAGGCACGCCGCGTCGCGGAGCGGATCGTGGCAGACTTCGGAGGGCACAGCTTTGTTATCCCCAAGTCGAAGAAGCCGCTCTACCACACGTTTGGAGCATTTCTCTCGCCGCTGATCATTGCTCATCTGGCACTTACGGAACGCCTGGGGGCAGCCGCCGGTGTTCCAGGCTCGCGCGTGCAGTCGGTGATGCGGCCAATTCTGGAGCAGACGCTGGCCAACTACACCAAATTGGGGCCGGCAGGTGCTTTGAGTGGACCACTCGCCCGAGGAGATGTCGAAACGATAAGACGTAACCTCAAAGCTCTATCGAAACTCGCGGATGCAAAACAGATTTACATTGACTTGGTGCGTTCCGCTATGCGGACACTGCCGGTTAAGAATCGGAGAGGGCTACAAGAAATGCTGCGCGGCGCTGTCACTCGGCGCTAG